Proteins encoded together in one Macadamia integrifolia cultivar HAES 741 chromosome 8, SCU_Mint_v3, whole genome shotgun sequence window:
- the LOC122086431 gene encoding mRNA-decapping enzyme-like protein isoform X1, with protein MSQGGKLMPNLDQQSTKLLNLTVLQRIDPFVEEILITAAHVTFYEFNVELNQWSRKDVEGSLFVVKRNTQPRFQFIVMNRRNTDNLVENLLGDFEYEVQVPYLLYRNAAQEVNGIWFYNSRECEDVANLFGRILNAYSKLPPKPKVSSSKSSEFEELEAVPTMAVMEGPLEPSSTGSTINDGPDDSSFVNFFSAAISLGNASNATISGQGHQSNATAPVSSHAPSIVPSPVPTLQIPSPLPTSSASLMPLLDSPDLSNNNRAANLVKPSTFFTPPPPSSSALMMPPISSSMPTAPPLHPPVNLQRPYGAPLLQPFPPPTPPPSLTPTPSTPSYGPVISRDKVRDALLRLVQDNRFIDMVYREILNAHYS; from the exons ATGTCGCAGGGCGGGAAATTGATGCCGAATCTTGATCAGCAAAGCACCAAATTGCTTAATCTTACGGTGCTTCAGAGAATCGATCCCTTCGTTGAAGAGATTTTAATTACTGCAGCGCATGTTACCTTCTATGAATTCAATGTCGAGCTTAATCAATGG AGTCGAAAGGATGTCGAAGGATCTCTGTTCGTCGTTAAGAG GAATACTCAACCTCGATTCCAATTCATTGTAATGAACCGAAGAAATACAG ACAATTTGGTGGAGAATCTCTTAGGAGATTTTGAGTATGAAGTACAGGTGCCGTATCTGTTGTACAGGAATGCTGCCCAAGAAGTTAATGGCATTTGGTTCTACAATTCTCGTGAATGCGAAGATGTTGCAAATCTCTTCGGCAG GATACTTAATGCATACTCCAAGCTTCCTCCAAAGCCAAAAGTATCTTCAagcaaaag CAGTGAGTTTGAGGAATTGGAAGCTGTCCCAACTATGGCAGTGATGGAGGGTCCACTGGAGCCATCATCAACTGGCTCTACCATCAATGACGGTCCTGATGATTCTTCATTTGTGAACTTCTTTAGT GCAGCAATTAGCTTAGGGAATGCTTCAAATGCAACAATTTCTGGACAAGGACATCAGTCTAATGCAACAGCCCCTGTATCTTCCCATGCACCCAGCATTGTTCCCTCCCCTGTGCCAACCTTGCAGATACCTTCTCCTCTCCCAACGTCGTCTGCTTCTCTAATGCCCCTTCTTGATTCACCTGATCTTAGCAACAATAACCGTGCAGCCAATCTTGTCAAACCTTCTACATTTTTcactccaccaccaccatcgtCGTCTGCATTGATGATGCcacccatctcttcttctatgCCAACTGCTCCTCCTCTTCATCCTCCAGTGAATCTGCAGCGCCCATATGGTGCTCCCCTGCTTCAACCCTTCCCGCCACCCACTCCACCTCCATCTCTTACTCCCACCCCTTCTACACCAAGTTATGGACCAGTTATTAGTAGAGATAAAGTCCGTGATGCACTACTGAGGCTTGTTCAG GACAACCGCTTCATTGATATGGTTTACCGCGAGATCCTGAATGCACATTATTCATGA
- the LOC122086431 gene encoding mRNA-decapping enzyme-like protein isoform X2: protein MSQGGKLMPNLDQQSTKLLNLTVLQRIDPFVEEILITAAHVTFYEFNVELNQWSRKDVEGSLFVVKRNTQPRFQFIVMNRRNTDNLVENLLGDFEYEVQVPYLLYRNAAQEVNGIWFYNSRECEDVANLFGRILNAYSKLPPKPKVSSSKSEFEELEAVPTMAVMEGPLEPSSTGSTINDGPDDSSFVNFFSAAISLGNASNATISGQGHQSNATAPVSSHAPSIVPSPVPTLQIPSPLPTSSASLMPLLDSPDLSNNNRAANLVKPSTFFTPPPPSSSALMMPPISSSMPTAPPLHPPVNLQRPYGAPLLQPFPPPTPPPSLTPTPSTPSYGPVISRDKVRDALLRLVQDNRFIDMVYREILNAHYS, encoded by the exons ATGTCGCAGGGCGGGAAATTGATGCCGAATCTTGATCAGCAAAGCACCAAATTGCTTAATCTTACGGTGCTTCAGAGAATCGATCCCTTCGTTGAAGAGATTTTAATTACTGCAGCGCATGTTACCTTCTATGAATTCAATGTCGAGCTTAATCAATGG AGTCGAAAGGATGTCGAAGGATCTCTGTTCGTCGTTAAGAG GAATACTCAACCTCGATTCCAATTCATTGTAATGAACCGAAGAAATACAG ACAATTTGGTGGAGAATCTCTTAGGAGATTTTGAGTATGAAGTACAGGTGCCGTATCTGTTGTACAGGAATGCTGCCCAAGAAGTTAATGGCATTTGGTTCTACAATTCTCGTGAATGCGAAGATGTTGCAAATCTCTTCGGCAG GATACTTAATGCATACTCCAAGCTTCCTCCAAAGCCAAAAGTATCTTCAagcaaaag TGAGTTTGAGGAATTGGAAGCTGTCCCAACTATGGCAGTGATGGAGGGTCCACTGGAGCCATCATCAACTGGCTCTACCATCAATGACGGTCCTGATGATTCTTCATTTGTGAACTTCTTTAGT GCAGCAATTAGCTTAGGGAATGCTTCAAATGCAACAATTTCTGGACAAGGACATCAGTCTAATGCAACAGCCCCTGTATCTTCCCATGCACCCAGCATTGTTCCCTCCCCTGTGCCAACCTTGCAGATACCTTCTCCTCTCCCAACGTCGTCTGCTTCTCTAATGCCCCTTCTTGATTCACCTGATCTTAGCAACAATAACCGTGCAGCCAATCTTGTCAAACCTTCTACATTTTTcactccaccaccaccatcgtCGTCTGCATTGATGATGCcacccatctcttcttctatgCCAACTGCTCCTCCTCTTCATCCTCCAGTGAATCTGCAGCGCCCATATGGTGCTCCCCTGCTTCAACCCTTCCCGCCACCCACTCCACCTCCATCTCTTACTCCCACCCCTTCTACACCAAGTTATGGACCAGTTATTAGTAGAGATAAAGTCCGTGATGCACTACTGAGGCTTGTTCAG GACAACCGCTTCATTGATATGGTTTACCGCGAGATCCTGAATGCACATTATTCATGA